Proteins encoded within one genomic window of Ranitomeya variabilis isolate aRanVar5 chromosome 4, aRanVar5.hap1, whole genome shotgun sequence:
- the LOC143769172 gene encoding uncharacterized protein LOC143769172 has protein sequence MNVDFSMATTGEDEYRMAASRGSLGDFYLRQECVFGPGYFSSYPCTKEEREQQLLIYCTRFLPSPIFKMERLMPTNREAQKKYLPFPLDDEKPEPTSMPEEPKEEEMEMPKDAMKYRDIKEFDENEAEDMEETEEEDEKASEEKKEVVQKNSNSTRRVQKQPARRQKIRQQSILQYVTTNLRGRRNIIWTILLKAMRR, from the exons ATTTTTCTATGGCTACTACAGGAGAAGATGAATACAGGATGGCAGCGAGCCGCGGATCTCTGGGG GACTTCTACCTCCGCCAGGAATGTGTCTTCGGACCTGGATACTTCTCAT CTTATCCCTGCACAAAGGAGGAAAGAGAACAACAACTTCTGATCTACTGCACCAGATTCCTGCCATCACCGATCTTCAAGATGGAG cgcctcatgccgaccaaCCGAGAAGCTCAGAAGAAATATCTGCCATTTCCTTTGGATGACGAAAAACCAGAGCCGACATCAATGCCAGAGGAACCAAAAGAAGAGGAGATGGAGATGCCCAAGGACGCAATGAAATATCGGGATATTAAAGAGTTTGATGAAAATGAGGCAGAAGACATGGAGGAGACAGAAGAAGAAGATGAGAAGGCATCAGAAGAGAAAAAAGAAGTTGTGCAGAAGAACAGCAACTCCACAAGAAGAGTTCAGAAGCAGCCGGCACGAAGACAGAAGATCCGCCAGCAGTCCATCCTCCAATACGTTACCACCAACCTCAGAGGAAGGAGGAATATCATCTGGACCATCCTCCTCAAAGCAATGAGGCGCTGA